In Methanofastidiosum sp., the sequence GGATAAAAAAGCGAACCTTCATCAAGGCCAATTACATCAATGTTATATCCTTCAAGTAACAAGAGAGCCTCATATAATCCTGAAAGGACCCCCCATCTATAATTATTGGGAAGATTAGAAGTTGTTACCTCGACGACTACTTTTTTATTTATGTTCTTCTCTTCAAGAATCTTTTTTGTGTTGATAAAGTAAAAATCAGTAGTTTTACCTGATTTAATATCTTCTTCAGATGCTGTAAAAAACATTATATCCCTTCAAATTTTATATCAAACTTAGTGTAATCAAATTTAAATCTTTCTTCTTCATATTTCTTCTCTCTTCCGTAACGTAAAAGAGGTTTTGATAGATGGCGCTTGGCACACATTGGGACTTCATATAATCCAGTTTGAATACCGTCCCTAACAATAGAAATATTTGAAACTTCTTTATTTTTTGTATGGCATTTTTTACATCGATACCCTTTATCTTTACCTATTGAC encodes:
- a CDS encoding nicotinate phosphoribosyltransferase (catalyzes the formation of 5-phospho-alpha-D-ribose 1-diphosphate and nicotinate from nicotinate D-ribonucleotide and diphosphate) yields the protein MFFTASEEDIKSGKTTDFYFINTKKILEEKNINKKVVVEVTTSNLPNNYRWGVLSGLYEALLLLEGYNIDVIGLDEGSLFYP